In the Pongo abelii isolate AG06213 chromosome 9, NHGRI_mPonAbe1-v2.0_pri, whole genome shotgun sequence genome, CTTTTTTTAAGGAGAGCTTGGTGTCCTGAAATCCTGGGGTTGCAAGACTGCCAGCCTGTGTGATCAATCCTGCAGTTAGGAAGGTGGAGTTTTGCTTTCCCATCTTTTCCTCTGCCTCCGGCATTTGGCCCTAAAGCCCAGCGTTTTTTGCTTAGGTATCCAGCTCCCGTCCGCCTAGGTGTGGCGGAGCTGCTGGGTAACGGTGTCGAATAGCAAACCTTGGGGGCTGGCGGGAGGTGGCTTATCTTGCGGGCAGATCCCTCGAGCAGCCGTATCCACCTTTCGGCTCTGCTTATCTCTAAGTCCCACTTGCTTTGAAGCATATCTCTAGAAATCGCCCCTTCTGCAGTCACCGAAGTGTCACCTGACCTTGCGCCTAGGGAACTTAATTTATCTTTTATGTATCTTACCGTAAGAGGTGTGGAGTTTGGCCTACTAATTGAATCCCCAGTTCTTGGATAAAGTCCACCGACAGTTACTGGGCAAGAAATTTTTCAGTGATCAGTGGAATCAGTTTTCCCAAATCTTGGTCTTAGGCAGTGTCGTGGGAGTCTTCCTTAGAATTGCCTTGTGATTGTCCAAACTATCCCAAGAATAAATGTGTTCCAAATGGATTTGAAAACAGGCCTGTATTTCTGTGACTGTCACTGCCTTTCACAAACACTTGACTACATCAGATGtctaaaactgaaaatcaaatttttgtgatataattattataaaagtatatttacaTCAACATACTGTCCACATTTGCCACCTTGCATGGGGgtttttaatttgtgtgtgtgtgtgagagacagagtctcgctctgtcgcccaggctggagtgcagtggcgcgatctcggctcactgcagcctccgcctcctgggttcaagtgattctcttacctcaggctcctgagtagctggagttacaggcgcatgccaccacgccagctaattttttttatttttagtagagacggggtttcaccatgttgaccaggatggtctcgatctcctgacctcgtgatccgcctgccttggcctcccagagtgctgggattacagccaccgcacccagcaggggtttttaattttataaataaatctgcGGTACAGCTGGCAGGCTCCTGAGCTCAGTTTTAACCATGCTTTAACATGGTTAATACAGGAGTAGGGAGGAGAAAAGGACTAAGTGCAGGGTCAGTACTCCAGCTCCCTCTCATCAGACAATGAATTTTGACACTGGCTGTAAGTTTTCTGTGCACTAATACAGATCCTTAAGACATTGGCCCAGGCAATGCCCATAATATCCTAAAGGTTCCTTGAAGTTAACTTTCAAGGAtcaagtttcagttttctattttagAATAGAAACATTACTCTTGGGTTCGATCCAGTAGCTCATCTGCCCCCAGTCTCCTTAGGCACTGACTCCTTCATGCTGTGCTTTGAGAAAGGAAGCCTAGGCTGACGAGACCATCTTGCCCCCCTGTAGACCGTCACAGCTACCTGTCTCTGGGGATCCCCAGTATAACACATTCAGTGTTCCCCTTTCAGTCTTACTACTTTGACCGCGATGATGTGGCTTTGAAGAACTTTGCCAAATACTTTCTTCACCAATCTCATGAGGAGAGGGAACATGCTGAGAAACTGATGAAGCTGCAGAACCAACGAGGTGGCCGAATCTTCCTTCAGGATATCAAGGTGAACAAAAGATCCCAGGGGTGTCATACTTCATCATCTAGCAGTGTTCGGGTATCAGAAATCACTTAAACTAGCAATTGCCCTTATAAAGTGATGATACATTGGGCTTTTGCCTTTTGTGCTTTTTTAGGCTTACCATCTAAACTAAATTAGGCAAATAGTAATGTCCCTTTTGCCAAAACGTGGTGGTTAGAGATGATGGGCTTGCTGACTTCTAGGTTAGTTGGTAGAGATGCGTTAACCTATTCTCCTCATTCAGAAACCAGACTGTGATGACTGGGAGAGCGGGCTGAATGCGATGGAGTGTGcattacatttggaaaaaaatgtgaatcaGTCACTACTGGAACTGCACAAACTGGCCACTGACAAAAATGACCCCCATGTGAGTATTGGAACCCCAGGAAATAAATGGAGGAAATCATTTGCCTTAGGGATTGGGAAAGCTGCCCACTAACTGTATTCCCCATTGTTTTGTAGTTGTGTGACTTCCTTGAGACACATTACCTGAACGAGCAGGTGAAAGCCATCAAAGAATTGGGTGACCACGTGACCAACTTGCGCAAGATGGGAGCGCCCGAATCTGGCTTGGCAGAATATCTCTTTGACAAGCACACCCTGGGAGACAGTGATAATGAAAGCTAAGCCTCAGGCTAATTTCCCCATAGCCGTGGGGTGACTTCCCTGGTCACCAAGGCAGTGCATGCATGTTGGGGTTTCCTTTACCTTTTCTATAAGTTGTACCAAAACATCCACTTAAGTTCTTTGATTTGTACCATTCCTTCAAATAAAGAAATTTGGTACCCAGGTGTTGTCTTTGAGGTCTTGGGATGAATCAGAAATCTATCCAGGCTATCTTCCAGATTCCTTAAGTGCCGTTGTTCAGTTCTCATCACGCTAATCGAAAAGAAACgagtatttgtatttattaaacTCATTAGTTTGGGCAGTATACTAAGGTGTGGCTGTCTTGGATTCAGACAGGACTAAGGGTTCCTGACTTTGAATCCAGTGTCTGAGTTAAATGTTTCCGATGGTTCAGTCTAGCTTTCACAGCTTTTATGAATAAAAGGCATTAAAGGCTGAAGTAGTCCTGGGATTTTTATCTATTAAGCTAACCATTTGATTCAGACTGTTGTAGGACATGTTCTTCAGTGTGGACAGCTGTATGGCTGTGACTGGATCAGTGTCCTGCTGGTGTACACAGGTGAGGACCTGTCTGGCGAAGCATCCCTGTTAGGAAGCAGGTTAGGAATGTGCTTCATCCCTAGTGAGAATGAGAGAATTAACAGCATAAGTATGGAAGGTACCTTCATTTCAAATACTAAAATGTTGCAGTAGGAGGGCAAAGGTTGAGacgatcctttttttttttttttttttttgagacggtctcactccgttgcccaagctggattgCAGCGGCTcaatctcactgcaaccaccacctcctgggttcaagcaattctcccctcaacctcctgtgctgggactacaggcacaccacgatgcccagctgatttttgtattttttttggtagagatggggtttcatcatgttggccaggttggtctcaaactcctgacctcctgtgatccacttgcctccacacccagcccaagACAAGATTCTTAAATATTAACATCCTTTGCTAAACAAGCCACAGATGTTTGCCAAGTTCCTGTCTAGCCCTAGAAGCAAGACCGAAATTGTTGCCCTTTTAAGTTTTCAATCATAATAGCTGGGTGTTCTGACCGTGAAAGTAACTGCTTGAGAATCCAGAAAAGGGAAGTTATACTTCCTCCCACGTGATTGGGGTTGAAGTGGGGTGTTTCTAATTGGGTGAAAGTGCCCAGGAAATCTGGAATAAAGGGACACATCTGATTTTGTGACAGCTTTGGGCTGACCCCAAGGAAGCAAGAAGTATTTTGGTGAGGTCCCCAGGCAGTGAGAAAGTGACCTAAGGGCCCTGGATACCCTCAACGTCACCATCTACCAGTTCCTAGGAGTGAGGCAGTTCCTGCCACCTTTTCCTGTAGTGCTTGGGTACTACCCTAAATAGTTACAGGGGAAGTGTTCATCTGTCATCCAGCTGACTGCCACCCCGTGGTTTTGGGTCAGCCACCCTTGCTCAAAGTAAGTTGGGGCCAGTGATATCTGCTCAGCTAAGCCTGGCCTGTCAGCCCTGGGGCAGTTCTGCAGCAGCATTCTGGTCAGCACAACCTCATCTTCCTTCACCTGGTCCCAAGCAATCTTCCTGGTGATACCAGGGTGAAGTGAGAAAAGGTCCCGAACACTTCCCTAGGATCCCTGTGAAGGTGGCCAAGTATATACCCCAAGCCAGTGCTGGGCATAGGTCCAGTGTGCTCTGGCAGTGATGGAACCCTAGGAAATTGTGGAGGAAGGGTAGGCTCAGAGCAACGGAAGCTGGGGTGGGGCACAGGGCAATGCAGTGCCCCTGGTTCGGGTGGAGGACAGACCTGTTTTCCAAGGCCCAATAAGGATCCATGTGATCTTTGAGTGTAGTGTGTATGTTGGTTGGTGATTGTTCCAAAGGTTCTTTGAGGTGATTTTCAGGGATCTCTGGCATATCCGTCAGGTTAAACTCCACGGTTTTCCTCCTCACTTGAGATACTTCTGGGTGCTCCATCAAGGCCCCATCACTCTCTGAGAGCAATTCAAAACTTTTCTTGGCCCCAGAACTCACAGTCTTTAAGCTTTTGTCTTTGGTGTCTATGCCTGTGACACTGTGAAGCTTTGACGGCGCTGATGGTTCTAGGGGGAAGAACATGGGAGTGGGGCTGAGGGGCGTCTGTGGGGCACTGTAGTAGCCTGGCCTCTGATACAGTGGGGCAGACTTGAAGGCGTCCACAGCCTTAAGCTTCCAGGCCTTGTCTTCCTGGCCCCTAACGTTCTGTTTGGCTGCCTTGTGGTTTTTGGGCAGGCCCTCGTGGAGAAGGGATTCCCTCTTGGGCCACAGTAGTTTGGTCCTTGAGTTTGCCCTGGGAGGATGGTGATCATGGGACTGCAGCCCTAGGAAGCGGCCAATGATGCCAGCATGAGCGTCCTCGTCATCCTCCTGATTGGGCTGGAACTCCATCTCCTCTTTGTTCAGGCTGGAAAGAAGCAGGAGATGCAGGGCTGAGCCAGTGGACAAAGGACCGACACCTGGCCTTACTTCTCCCTTACCCCCGCTCCTCTCTCTCGGCTGGCCCAAGCCAAGGCCACACCATCTTCCTCACCATGCCCCAGCTCTCACCTCTCTCCTGATCCGTCCTGTACCTCCTGGTGATCCCTCCAGGCCCAGCTCACCTCACTGTTTGTTGATTCCCTCTTGACCAGAGTTAACATCCAACCCCCCCAACCACCCTGCCTGGCGTGTAAAGGCCTCCTCATCATTCACTTCCCCTGTAAAACCCCTCACTCCAGGCAGTCAGAAACACTGGTGCCCTGGCATGAGTGGTTCAGATGAGGCCCATGAGTGACTCTGGGCAATGCCAGGGATTTGTGGTTCCAACTGGGAGTGACATCCACAAAGAGAAATTTGGCTTCCTAGCAACAGGCATCCCGGGAGCCCAAGACCTTTACCCTGCAAGGGAAAGCTTATCTACCACAGAGTATGGCCTGCCCTTGCCCAAGTTCAGATTCTTCCCATGTTCCACGGTCCAGCTCCAGACCCAGCTG is a window encoding:
- the FTH1 gene encoding ferritin heavy chain: MTTASTSQVRQNYHQDSEAAINRQINLELYASYVYLSMSYYFDRDDVALKNFAKYFLHQSHEEREHAEKLMKLQNQRGGRIFLQDIKKPDCDDWESGLNAMECALHLEKNVNQSLLELHKLATDKNDPHLCDFLETHYLNEQVKAIKELGDHVTNLRKMGAPESGLAEYLFDKHTLGDSDNES
- the BEST1 gene encoding bestrophin-1 isoform X6 → MNKIMQLQVAEQLINPFGEDDDDFETNWIVDRNLQVSLLAVDEMHQDLPRMEPDMYWNEPEPQPPYTAASAQFRRASFMGSTFNISLNKEEMEFQPNQEDDEDAHAGIIGRFLGLQSHDHHPPRANSRTKLLWPKRESLLHEGLPKNHKAAKQNVRGQEDKAWKLKAVDAFKSAPLYQRPGYYSAPQTPLSPTPMFFPLEPSAPSKLHSVTGIDTKDKSLKTVSSGAKKSFELLSESDGALMEHPEVSQVRRKTVEFNLTDMPEIPENHLKEPLEQSPTNIHTTLKDHMDPYWALENRSVLHPNQGHCIALCPTPASVALSLPFLHNFLGFHHCQSTLDLCPALAWGIYLATFTGILGKCSGPFLTSPWYHQEDCLGPGEGR
- the BEST1 gene encoding bestrophin-1 isoform X5, with amino-acid sequence MPTWATCSFCAASAPPSTSASPAPSTWCKQEMNTLRTQCGHLYAYDWISIPLVYTQVVTVAVYSFFLTCLVGRQFLNPAKAYPGHELDLVVPVFTFLQFFFYVGWLKVAEQLINPFGEDDDDFETNWIVDRNLQVSLLAVDEMHQDLPRMEPDMYWNEPEPQPPYTAASAQFRRASFMGSTFNISLNKEEMEFQPNQEDDEDAHAGIIGRFLGLQSHDHHPPRANSRTKLLWPKRESLLHEGLPKNHKAAKQNVRGQEDKAWKLKAVDAFKSAPLYQRPGYYSAPQTPLSPTPMFFPLEPSAPSKLHSVTGIDTKDKSLKTVSSGAKKSFELLSESDGALMEHPEVSQVRRKTVEFNLTDMPEIPENHLKEPLEQSPTNIHTTLKDHMDPYWALENRSVLHPNQGHCIALCPTPASVALSLPFLHNFLGFHHCQSTLDLCPALAWGIYLATFTGILGKCSGPFLTSPWYHQEDCLGPGEGR